A genomic window from Acidobacteriota bacterium includes:
- a CDS encoding Fe-S-containing protein — translation MKRLTPVTGIIFLLLFMGLYLGIQMAVESGFGRSRLERVRPDEQGLVRIDVGEFEPLEVRFYRFLNPANQEVEFLVGLDEHGVVQVGFNANEAHYKTRRGFSAQNGWIIDNKCETTTRLSTVNTGGGGCRPVAVTHRVVGDELQIREQDLLAGWRYFR, via the coding sequence ATGAAACGCCTAACCCCCGTCACCGGAATCATCTTCCTCCTGCTCTTCATGGGCCTCTACCTGGGAATCCAGATGGCGGTGGAGTCGGGGTTCGGCCGATCGCGCCTGGAGAGAGTTCGTCCCGACGAGCAAGGATTGGTGCGCATCGATGTCGGTGAGTTCGAGCCCCTCGAGGTGCGCTTCTACCGTTTCCTCAACCCCGCCAATCAGGAGGTGGAGTTCCTGGTGGGCCTGGACGAGCACGGGGTCGTACAGGTGGGCTTCAACGCCAACGAGGCTCACTACAAGACCCGGCGGGGCTTTTCCGCACAAAACGGCTGGATCATCGACAATAAGTGCGAGACCACCACGCGGCTCTCGACGGTCAACACCGGCGGAGGCGGCTGCCGGCCGGTGGCCGTGACCCACCGCGTGGTGGGCGACGAATTGCAGATCCGCGAGCAGGATCTTCTCGCAGGCTGGCGCTACTTCCGCTAG